The DNA region GTACTCACTATCTCCTATGGCTACTTCTTTACCTAGATCTGCCCTCAAACCACACCTGGCATCAGGATGGGCTCGGGCAAGCCTGAACAGACCCCTGACAGAGTTCTTGATGTCCTGCTCAAGCTGAGCCTTTGCTTTCACAACTTCTCCCTCTTGTTCCCCGTCTGAATCCTGCTTGAGACCTTCTAAGCGTCTCCAGTCTTTCAGGCTAATAGTTGATGCTCTTGAAGTGCCCGACTCAACTGCTTGTCCACAACACCAGACACTCTGTTTAACCGGAGGACAGCAGGAAGAGAGGCTACAATCTCAACTCGACTGATGCAGTTTTCCAATATGTTCGAGATGCATTGCGCTTCAAGAGAGAGCAGCTTCTTCTGTGACAGTAGATGGTTCTTTAGAGCATCTTCTGATAGGCTCAACACGGTTGACCCCTTTGCAGACATACTGTCACTGGAGGGCAGGAAAAGAGTTAATCATAACAAAAGAataatgttttaacatttttatatgGACATACAATATTATCAAATAACTTTGCTACTTTCTTTACAGGTCAAACAGTCGGCTAGTAGTGTATtagaatatagaataatattattatattattatgttattattatactttttttgcttaacataaagtatatttaacatgtgcttttaaaaagtgtacttCGAAATAGATGTCATTAAGCTAAACTTTAATgtactaaaaataaatgtactaatTCTGCAATACTTAAAGTGGTATTTCAGTGTACTCATAAAAAGTGTACTTTATTACAAATCtatttaaattgtataaaaGAGAGTTACTACTCAATTGCAAACACTTATACTGGTAATTTAGTATATATATGGAAACCTAATTTAAATTCCTTTGTAATACACTATTAGTATGCTTTATCAAAGTGCACTTTTATTTCAATTCATTAGAGCTGTATTTCGGTCTAGTTACAAAGAGTATACTAAATTGCAAACACTTCTACTATAGTTTAGTTCCATATAGATGCTTTTATCTAGACCTGTGCTCCCCAACCTGTTTTACTTGTGCTCCCTAAATGCAATGCAATGTGGCCTGAAGAGGTAAAACTACCCTAGTATTTTACAAATATAGCAAAGATTAGAGAAAACTCTTAAGTATACACAGTTTCATCTTGCGACCCTTGGTGGTGTCCCATACGCTAGTATTATTGTAGCAATattatttgcaaatgtttgtgGAGAGTTGCCGAACTGTATCTcaatccaaatctgcatactcTGATTATGCTACAATAATATTACTACAATCATATTCCCAAtagtggaatgtaactaagtatatttactaagtactgtacttcagtaaaatgttgtactttacttgagtatttacaaTTCCTGCTACATTATGCTTCTACTCCACTAattctcagagggaaatattgtactgtttactccactacatttatgtgatagttactagttactttaaagattaagattaataatataaaatataatcgACACATTGTGATGTACTATTATGGATAAAGATGAGACTTGGTGATATTCACAAACTAGCCAggagtatagtatagtatagtatagtatagtataatataaaattataatccaataatataaagTGCATTTTTGTATCTAAAGTATATTGattataatacttttgtacgTTAACTTAAgtgcatttttaaaatacatgcattttatttgtaagaGAGAATTTGTACACACTGGTATactactttaacttaagtaaaagtacttcttccacccctGCAGTCCCGACCTTATGGGAACCACGTACGTAATGTTGCCCCGTAGCCTATAGTAACAATTGTAGGGCTGTTAGCGTCGACATTTGATAACATAGGCTACTGTataattgttttacttaaaattgaaagaaaagacagtTCCTAGTTCCTTTGAGGAGGATGACAGCAGTAACTCTAGCTTGTGTTGGTTTAGATGTATATATTAGTAAAGCAGTTACATAGTTACCTGTCGACTCGTACGTTGGCCACAAACAGAAAGTATTGTTGACATTTCTTTCCTCTGTTGCTAAGATACCACTGCAGTGACAAAACAATGGTGCTTCTTataatgcagaaaataaatataagcatATGTAAAAAAtgcttatatttattataattgttgtaattataataattgtataattacatttattacacattaataGAATCAATTAAGGGTTTTAACAGCATTGTCTTAGATctattgacttttattttgaaaagttggCAACGTTCAACGTACCTGCTCTGTATGGATGCCGTAAATTGCTTCAGTGTCGCGAATGTGTGTTGatctcatagtatctgtagAGGTTTTTGTAGTATCGTTAATAAGTGTCAGGTATTGTTCCTTGCAGAAAGATTgatctatatcgatatagaaTCGTTGAACTTAGTTATCTGTTATATTTGATCAGAACACGCACAACATGTTATCCAGCAGAAAGGCTTGCGTGCGCTGGTGATGCAGCCGTGATGGACTCAGACGGACAGTCTCAGCTTGTTAGCCTGAGTGACAGTGAACCCGTTGATTCGGTGACAGTGGCCGTCTGTGACAGGACAAAGACCAAATCTGCAACCGACAGACCTTGTCAGCTCCACACAACTTGAAAACCGCTAGGTCCTGTTTTGCATGTAGACCTTTTTAGACCTGTAGTTCTCTCTTATCTCAGGTTAGCATCGCATAAAAAGTACTCTGTTTGTTTGCTAACTACTAGCGAGCACCCAAGATGTGCAGTTGTCTTTCGGTTTGCGGAACAAACCGCGCACTTATTTAGCGAGTGAGTAGTTTAGATTAACTCTGATTGAACTTGAGTAAATCAAGGCTGGTTGCAGTCTGATTATCTGCTAACATGGAGTCTGACGATGATGTGCCTCTCATCCTAACCTGGGACGAAGCAAACAGCGGTCTGCTCAACGAGGAGACTGAGAGAGGAGACGAAAGTAAGTTCTGTCATCTCCGCATCCATAGTGGAGTTATGCAAACTGCACGGACGGCTAGGCCCATGACATTTAGGTGTTGCTACGATCTGCCTTATTATGTCATGGTGTTAGATTTAAATCCCTGTGAGCACATGCACTTAAATGCAGTCTGTTATTACCAGTGTTGCACTGAATCCCACCTTCATGAAGGTGATCAGGGTCTGAAATGAAGTtgttcttcctcaaatgtcacTGAACATCTCTACCGGTCACACAATGTTTTTGTCAGCAACCTTTGACATCTTTGTAGAACGCTTTAGAAAGTGTAAACACTTAGTCAGTAGTACCAGACAGTAGACATATggaatatataatgtaatgtaatgtatcatAGTGTAGTATGCCATAAGTTTGGGGTGCCTTTGCATTGTATCATAGTGATGTATATAgtggtatttatttaatattatagttTACCCTCTTTGAAATAAATGAGGTGGACTAAATATTAGATTCAACATCAGCGCAAACTATCAACATGTTATCAACAATTCTCAAAGTATCCATGATGCATTGTTTTAGTATTTATAGTACCGTATAGTGTTGTTTATAGAagagtattattttattataacagTATACTTTATGATATGAAGTTAATGCTTGTCTACTTACCAGATGTGCACTAGCACAGTCTGAAGCCGTTTAATGTTGTTGACAGTCAGCTGCATACATGCTGCACATCCAGGCCACGCTGCTTTAATGGAGAGCAGAGGTTGTCCATCAGGCTCTAagatcacgtgtgtgtgtgtgtgtgtgtgtttgtgtgtgtgtgtatgtgtgcttgtgtgtttgtgcagtacGTATGGGTATCCATGCATCCACTCAACATAGTAATCCCGCTGCCTTTGTATTCCTCACATACAAGCTACTAAATGACCCGTCTGAGAAACTGCTGCCTCAGCAGACCGGTGCACCCCTCAGCCCCTCCCTGGTGCTCATGGGccgcatgtgtgtgttgtgtgtgtgaatgtctgcagcctgtgtgtaagtgcgtctgtgtgtgtgtgagcatactGGATCATTTTCTCTTGCTCTGGAGGTgaacaggaagaggagaggagtttCTTTTTCGTCCTCAGGATATTTAGGAGTGGTGGATAAGGAGGAAGTATCGTACTGTTCTTTCTGATTTCTGTTGGAGCTTTCTGGAAAGAGAGGGGGTTTGAACCTGGACACTGAGAAAGAAGGCTGCATTGTATCAACTCAGTGACAAATCCCTTGCTTGGATAGAAGTGTGGAGTTCAGTTTTACAGCTGGTGGCCAGGACCCTTCAGATCACCACAAAACTAGATTGTATTTGTCCAGGGAGAAACAGAGTGAGGACTGagcctgtttgtgtttctgtgagcCTGACCACCGTGTTTTTGACTGGGAGCTCCGAACATGTTATTGTTCTCAAACAAATGAGAGGTTGGAGTGACACACGGCAGACACGGGGTGTACTCCTGTCAGGATAACAGCCAGGCCGCCGCTGGACTGGAATTTGATCTTCACACTTCAGCTCAATCTGCTGCTGTCACGGTGGACAGGAACAGCCTGTGACTGCATTTCAGAGACTCATGTGGTCTCCACTACGTTTTTTTCCAAGGACTTGTGCCTGAAGCTGAAACATGTGATGTACAGTACGTGGGAAGAGCCCCCAGATAGACTCGCACAGGACTAAAATATGCAGCTGCTGAAAGACAAATGGAGGGATTGcttattaaaagaaagaaactgtgatttatatttatgaGGGATCCATCTTGAATCTGTAATTTTAGTTTATGAAGTAATTCTGTGTTAATCTGGATTTCATCCTTTTCAGTTGTTcttgagtttattttttaaaacggTGCAGGTTTAAGATAGTTACTTCTTACGATGGCATACTGCTTCCTCAGAGTTATATGATATTTagtacttcctgttttttgAAGTTAGTCGCTCTCTCTTTTAGGATTATTAGCGTTAGTATTTAGCGTTTATAGTTTATCTGTCTTGTGTCTGTATCCTGTCTGTGGCAGGAAGGGGAACTTATAGACAATGTAATATCAGTGCAAACACAGCactctctgactgactgtctgcaCTGGGTTCAAAGTTCAAACTCTATGGCTAAAGCGGTCACATTTTACTGTCTCTTGTTACAGTGTCTCTCATTACGGTGGCTGTGAGAGGTGCAACCAATTGTCAAAGAAGTACCAAACTTTATAAGCATTTTGCATTGCTTTGAATGGTGTTCTGTCTCCTGTGTCACTTTGATCCTCCAGTTGGGCCTGGTTTTTTTCTGGATCTATAAGGACTCTCATATGGACTTTGTTTTTGTGGAATGTTTGAACAtctgtatctccagatgtgtgtgGAAGCTAAAACATGACCAGTGCACTgtgaatgacacacacacacacacacacacacacacacacacacacacacacacacacacacacacacacacacagggacctGGATTCGTTCACACAGCAggggcacacagacagactgatcAATGGAGTGCATATGCGGACAAGCAGCTGGTTCCCATGAAGATCAGACTCGCAACGGGAGTCCAGTAGTGATCTCCTCCTATGCCTTACAGTTAGAACTAGACTGCATTGGTAGGCCTATACCCCTCTTTGtactgtgcgtgtgcgtgtgcgtgtgcgtgtgcgtgtgtgagagagagagaaagacccTTATTGGAAAGGATGAATATGGAAACTAAAATACAACTTCATTGTTACAATTTGTTCTTTGAGCGTATCAGTACActgacattaatgtgttttcttccagatggaggaggaggcaaTTATGACATAGTGAACAACGCTGTGATCTCAACGCCTGGGCCACAAAACCACAGGGCCCCAAATGCATCCTTACGGCAAAGCTGGGAGATGAACTACCAAGAGGCAGCCATTTACCTGCAGGTATTCACAAGCAGTGAAGTGCTGACTTCACTTGGTTATATAATGGATTTTATAACACCCTTAACACTGTAATACATGTAGATGATTAAACATTGTGCGCTTTCAATGTGTCTATATTTACGTCATGGACAGCTGCTGGAAGTAACAAATAAATTAGGATACaagacatttagaaatataaacaaaagtatGGAAGTTGTCCACTTTttgttaatacaaaaacataaactcacacaaacatagGCTTTTTCATTGTATTGAAAAGAGTTGCACAGTTCACGTGTCATGATGTTAAGTGcgttttgtaaatgtatttctttacattcagtgtttctaTCCTAGCCgattttttaaatgctataaaTTGGGCATTGTTAATTTCAATATTTGCAAGCGTTAACTCTTCTTCACTACCTTTGTTGGCACATTACAGCTGCCCACTGGTGATCAGCACAGAACTGGCTGCAGAAAGTTTAGTACACGAGCACATTCATGTGTgaaaactaaaaaactaaatacatttgtgaaaagATTACTCTATAGCGCTACTTGTGGTGAAAACCCCAAAGAGCTACTTTTAAGTAAAGGTACAACAGTTACCACACATCCAGAACATTGTTTACATCAAAGGCAGGACAATTGGTCACCGCTTCATCGTACCAATGTGTCAGATCAATATGTTTCTCAGCCCACGGATACTGCTCCGTAGTGTTGGGACATTAATCAAATCAGctgaaggaagaaaaacaaaaggcttAAACTGTGtggttttaaatgtgtcttttaaattTCACACACAGGAGGGAGAGAACAATGATAAGTTCTTCACCCATCCTCGAAACCCAAAGGCGTTGGCAGCGTACCTGTTTGCCCACAACCACCTGTTCTACATGATGGAGCTGCTGACAGGCCTGCTGCTGATGATGCTGTCGCTGTGTGAAGCTCCCGCTGTGCCCTCACTGCGTCTGGATGTCTACGTGAGGGAACataaacgcacacaaacacaagcttaTGAACACAGTTTCCTGTAAAAGCACCCGTGTATTTGATACCTTTGCAGGTCCATGCCACTCTGGAGCTGCTGGCTTTGGTTATGGTGGCATTTGAGCTATGCATGAAACTCCGCTGGTTAGGCTTCCACACCTTCATACGACACAAGAGGACCATGGTGAAGGTAACTGATCCATGACGGGTACTTTCTGATGGCATAATAGTAGAGCTGCACGATTCGCCGCAAAATGAGAAACCATTTCTTCCACTCAAAATTGACACGATTTTCTCAAACAATTCTTCGGGACACCAAAGTTATTATTGCAGTCCAAATTGTCTTCATTCAGACGGAGCAagctatatattattattatctaaagGATAACCTGTCCAACCTTTTTTGGGATGTTTCAGGTGGTGGTGGTACTTTTGCTTGCAGAGTAATGTTGGTGCTTTTAACTGTCATCACTATTTTTGAATCTGGTATCACACAGCGTCCCGCACAACCTTTTGTAAGCACAGATTTTTTTGGGGTGTATAAATGAATGCGTTCTTCCTCACCCTTGCTGGGATTCTCCGATACaattttgttgtttctttcacCGCCAAAATTAGGTGCGTTTGTTTTGATGCAACAGATCTCCTAAAGTGTCATTGTCACATAAAAACGAGATCGCATAGAGGCCAAGATCACGATCGTTTCCGATTAATCGTGCAGCCCTACATATGAGGTCGCTTCAGTATGATGGATGCTTTCTATCATAGGGTCTGTTCCACTGCTGTCAGCAGGTTGGGATTCAGGTTCTCTTAACTGCatattgttcatgttgtctcttCTCAGACATGTGTGTTGCTGCTACAGTTCGTGGAGGCCATAGTGGTTCTGATCAGACAGACGTCTCACGTGAGAGTGACTAGAGCTCTCAGACCAATTTTCCTGGTGGACTGTAGATACTGTGGTGCTGTGCGCAGGTGACCTAAACAAACACTCAGATTCACACAGTCAGGTCAAAGTCACGGCTTCTTCAATTGAGGAGTTTTCACAACAACCCGCACCAAATGCTGTTTGTGTAATGGAATAAAGTAGGGATGCACCGATCCGACTTCTCTTAGTCCTAATACCGAGTACCGATTCGATGTTTAATTAATAAGCTGTATGCCTCACTGAGGGAAAGTCCCCGGGATCATTCTTTTATGTGTCATGCTTGACTTAGACATTGCTTTCCtaactttgtaaaacaaaatgtaacacataaatacatagaCATACATTTactgaattgttatttattattcaaataataaaatgtacacCAGCAACTTGGTAAAAAAGGTGTTACAATTcaagtgtaaatgtttttaacacgGCTACAAATTGGTCAAAACTTAAACAAGAGTTACAATTCCAGTGTGcaatgtatatagtatataaacaTAGATCTGAATTGAGTAGATCGGCCCTCATCATGGTATTGGTGCATCCCTAGAATAAAGGAACCATACAGAGCTGTTAAGCATCCTTTCTCATTTTCTtcatataaaagaaaacagtgtACTCTTTAAGCTTGCAAAGCCAGACAAAGTCTTGCATTCACAGTTAGATTTGTGTAAAAATGTCCGTGACAGTTTATTCTACCATTGGAAGTCATCAGCAtctgacattttcaaaaacatttgttgtatGTTGTCTCTCAGATATGACATGTACTGATGGTTGGTTTTAATGGCTACTTTGTGGATTAGTTACTTCCAAGTTAATCTCCCTTTTTctaagtttatttttattccttTCATGATTTTGTCCCACTCTTTGAACGTACTAGATTTAACACCACTGATTAAACGCATCACTGATGACGTTTCTTTCATCCAATTTAGAAACTTGCGTCAAATCTTCCAGTCCCTCCCACCTTTTATCGACATCCTccttctgctgctcttcttcatgGTTATATTTGCTATTTTAGGTAAGAATGCTTATTATTTGAATGTATAATAAAGGgtgttgcttctttttttatttcccttttctttgTTCATGGGAAATGATTACCTGGTTCAGGGTGAAGCATCTACTTTCTAAGCAAGAGGGTTTCCTGTTACCGTGCTTGACCATCCCATTCTCTCATTTCAGGTTTCTGCCTCTTCTCTCCAAACACTGCAGACCCGGTACGTTGAGGCTTTACTGCCTGACATTAGTTTGTGTGAGTTATGTAAGTTTGgggatgtttgtgtctgtagtgGTCAGACTTCCTGACTTAAACTTTCCGTTCTCACCGCAGTACTTCAGGACCCTGGAGAACAGCCTCGTCAGTCTGTTTGTGCTTGTCACCACAGCAAAGTAAGCGCAGCAGTAAACACAAGTActgttctgttttctgtttcatctTTACACGCATGGCGTGCAACACCACATGTGTGTTTTAGCTGATTCCacagttttttatttagtatCTCATGACCTCTGTCTCTCATGCTTCCCTCTTTCCTGTAGTTTCCCTGATGTGATGATGCCAGCGTACTCCAAGAACCGCTGGTCCTGTGTTTTCTTCATTGTCTATCTCTCCATAGAGCTCTACTTCATCATGAATCTGGTACGTCATTATCAAAACCTCTAACATTTCAGTCCTAGACATAAACATGGCTTCCATTtagttccttttttcttttttacatgaTCACTCATCAGCTTCACTTCTCTGTCCCCCTCCAGCTCCTGGCAGTGGTGTTTGATACGTTTAATGACGTCGAGAAGATGAAGTTTAAGTCTCTTTTACTTCACAAACGCTCCGCTATAGACCATGCCTTCCAGCTGTTAGTTAGCCGGCAGGTACGACCTCACCTCTCTGTAGCGGGATGTGTATTTGACACATATAATTAATTTCACGTGAAGCAGTCACGGCTACTGCGTTCATCTGTGTTGCTGTCGTTTTCTCTCCAGAGGCCGATGGGCGTGACGCTGAAACAGTTTGATGGTCTGATGCGATTTTACAGACCACGGATGTCTGCAAGAGACCGCTTCCTCACATATAAAGCTGTTAACACCTCAGGGGCTCCTATGCTCAGGTGACTTCCTGACACACACTTCAGTTAAAGATCCTTCTGcatttaatcacattttaaattgcattcATTGTCCTTTCTTCATTTTCCCACTTTTTCTTCTATACATTTTTTAGATCATTCCAATGTTCACATATAAAGTATTTGTGTCACATTACTTTTCTTTATGATGTCTTTTACTGTTATTGAGATAAGAATGTTTTACTGTTCTGCTCAACATATTAAAGCATGTATTCAATAGCACCACCATGTGGTCAGTCagtacatgttttatgttttggctAATAACTCATGAACTGTGAGTTGTGATAAAACAATATTGACACAGTGTGCTCCTTGGATGATGCCGGTTTAACTGATTTGACGACGCACAATAACGCCTGTAAAAAATCTTCcctcaacacatttctttgcttCTTTTGGCATTTTAATTTCATCTAATCTTTGTATATACCATATTTAGATGACCCCAAACAACACCTATGAGTTTGTTTCTGGTGTCACTTATTGTTTGTTTCCAAACTTTTGAAGGCATGGCCTGATGCACCTCACGGGTCACGACTCGTATAGTTCTACCCACAGGGGGCACTACCCACAGGGGTTACTACAGTTACATTAAACTAGGATATTTCTACATCTTTGTTGActttaatataattaaactTCTCCATGAGCATGACATATTTAAGCGTGGCACCAATAGCCCTACAATGTGGCCATCACTAAAACACCACCATCCAATGTTCACATATAAAGCATGGAAATGTCACGATTTACAGATTGTTGTACACATCAATCAACGGCAGCAGATGCAGAAATGACACGTTTTCTTCAGGAAATGCAAATATTGTAGTTAATCTTTCTGTATGTTCTGCTTCAGTCTACAGGACTTCTATAAGTTCTATGAGGTCACTGGCCTTAAGTGGAAGGTAAGCAACCGTGCATGTGTACTGTGTAGTTATATTTCACTCTATTGCGTGTCCTTTTAATGTCCATGTacttcatatgtgtgtgtgtgtgttgtttaggCACGACGCAGTGGAGAACATTGGTTTGATGACCTTCCACACACGACCTTCCTCATTTTCAAAGGCAATTTCCGTTTTTCTCTCAGACTAAACAAACCTGTCTCTCAAGTCTTTATTCTCAGCGCTTTCTTCTTTACTTGAATAGGCATCAACCTGCTTGTGAAGTCAAAGGCCTTCCAATATGCCATGTGTAAGTGTAGTTATTTACATTCTCCCGGCTGTCCCCAGAGATCTTGAGGCAAAGTCTCTCATCATAAACCCTTTAAACATTTTCTCGTGGCTTCAGATGCGGTGGTGGCCATCAATGGCGTGTGGATCCTCGTGGAGACGTACACACTTAATAGTAAGATCTTTCCCGATTACATACAACACATGTGACTGAAGGAAAGTGTTTTGCACTACAGATCTCTCACCTTCCTGTCCTCATACAGGTGGATTTTCCTGGTCCAGATTTGTTCCCTGGagttacattgtttttcttacCAGTGAGTAGACTGCGTGCTGCCTCCCACTCACACAGGAAATCATCATCTGCCGTAAAACTGGTCATAGAGGGCGTCAAGAATGAAAGTTGTTTACATGCACTTATACCAATATTAACTCTGCCTCTGTCCTTCCATTTTTAGTTTATGGTGTAGAGGTGTTATTGAAAATATCTGGTTTGGGGCCGATGGCTTATATCAGCTCTGGGTGGAATCTGTGAGTAATAACTTGGATACTGCGTCGATTAATTGACGTATTGAATGAGTACTGAATCCAAAACTTCAGACTTGAAGACGGATTATGCCAAGCTTCACAGACTGCATCAATCCTTACACTCTGTTCAAGTCTGTCCATTTGGATTCAGTATTCTTACTAAAACTTCAGtattttaaaggcacaatgagtaggactgtcttttttttttttaaacaatgtataGACTCATACAAACATACTCCCTCTCAATCATCAGTGTGgctgtattttctcttttcttttcattttgctgtGTTCGGGACGTTTCTTGGCGTCAACCTCTATAAATATGTAGCGACCAGTTGCCAGATTGTAAACACGCTTCCAAGAGGAAGCTACGAAAATGGCGGACACAGTGCAGACAAAACACAATTATAGCGACGCAAAACATCAAGCGGACAAAGAGGCTAGGAGAAGCGGCCAACTGTAAATGTAACTGTAACTTTAAAACCGATGAATCTTAgtcattgtgcctttaatgtGGCTATTTTGTGAAAACACAACtaacatttatttcaacatgTACCAAACACTGGTTCTGTGTTTTCGGTGTTAA from Cottoperca gobio chromosome 9, fCotGob3.1, whole genome shotgun sequence includes:
- the tpcn1 gene encoding two pore calcium channel protein 1 isoform X2 encodes the protein MESDDDVPLILTWDEANSGLLNEETERGDENGGGGNYDIVNNAVISTPGPQNHRAPNASLRQSWEMNYQEAAIYLQEGENNDKFFTHPRNPKALAAYLFAHNHLFYMMELLTGLLLMMLSLCEAPAVPSLRLDVYVHATLELLALVMVAFELCMKLRWLGFHTFIRHKRTMVKTCVLLLQFVEAIVVLIRQTSHVRVTRALRPIFLVDCRYCGAVRRNLRQIFQSLPPFIDILLLLLFFMVIFAILGFCLFSPNTADPYFRTLENSLVSLFVLVTTANFPDVMMPAYSKNRWSCVFFIVYLSIELYFIMNLLLAVVFDTFNDVEKMKFKSLLLHKRSAIDHAFQLLVSRQRPMGVTLKQFDGLMRFYRPRMSARDRFLTYKAVNTSGAPMLSLQDFYKFYEVTGLKWKARRSGEHWFDDLPHTTFLIFKGINLLVKSKAFQYAMYAVVAINGVWILVETYTLNSGFSWSRFVPWSYIVFLTIYGVEVLLKISGLGPMAYISSGWNLFDFTVTVFAFLGLIALAFDMEPFYFIVVLRPLQLLRLFKIKQRYRNVLDTMFELFPRMASLGLTLIIFYYSFAIVGMEFFADVVYPNCCNTSTVADSYRQINVTYGNKTVLEEGYYYLNNFNNILSSFVTLFELTVVNNWYITMEGVTSMTTHWSRLYFMTFYIVTMVVMTIIVAFILDAFVFRMNYSRKNREPVENPEDENGIVFEVEVSRDEALTTLELYKQTCPGLSSLSSLQGVLQTMDRGGHSSLVYLGRRSRTKSDLSMKMYEEEIQHEWYAEYSRENLPEQDQSPERDLDSPGSDPSSFPEPQLNSQTGSHSIN
- the tpcn1 gene encoding two pore calcium channel protein 1 isoform X1, producing the protein MECICGQAAGSHEDQTRNGSPVVISSYALQLELDCIDGGGGNYDIVNNAVISTPGPQNHRAPNASLRQSWEMNYQEAAIYLQEGENNDKFFTHPRNPKALAAYLFAHNHLFYMMELLTGLLLMMLSLCEAPAVPSLRLDVYVHATLELLALVMVAFELCMKLRWLGFHTFIRHKRTMVKTCVLLLQFVEAIVVLIRQTSHVRVTRALRPIFLVDCRYCGAVRRNLRQIFQSLPPFIDILLLLLFFMVIFAILGFCLFSPNTADPYFRTLENSLVSLFVLVTTANFPDVMMPAYSKNRWSCVFFIVYLSIELYFIMNLLLAVVFDTFNDVEKMKFKSLLLHKRSAIDHAFQLLVSRQRPMGVTLKQFDGLMRFYRPRMSARDRFLTYKAVNTSGAPMLSLQDFYKFYEVTGLKWKARRSGEHWFDDLPHTTFLIFKGINLLVKSKAFQYAMYAVVAINGVWILVETYTLNSGFSWSRFVPWSYIVFLTIYGVEVLLKISGLGPMAYISSGWNLFDFTVTVFAFLGLIALAFDMEPFYFIVVLRPLQLLRLFKIKQRYRNVLDTMFELFPRMASLGLTLIIFYYSFAIVGMEFFADVVYPNCCNTSTVADSYRQINVTYGNKTVLEEGYYYLNNFNNILSSFVTLFELTVVNNWYITMEGVTSMTTHWSRLYFMTFYIVTMVVMTIIVAFILDAFVFRMNYSRKNREPVENPEDENGIVFEVEVSRDEALTTLELYKQTCPGLSSLSSLQGVLQTMDRGGHSSLVYLGRRSRTKSDLSMKMYEEEIQHEWYAEYSRENLPEQDQSPERDLDSPGSDPSSFPEPQLNSQTGSHSIN